One region of Miscanthus floridulus cultivar M001 chromosome 19, ASM1932011v1, whole genome shotgun sequence genomic DNA includes:
- the LOC136529816 gene encoding disease resistance protein PIK6-NP-like, translating into MAETALGMATTLVGSALRVASSAAREEMGLLLGVHDDIWFISDELKMMQAFLRAADGARENIGVVKAYSELIRDLAYDIEDNLEEFMVFVKNKSLMEQLLSLRERHRNAVQIRTLKLRVQEVSQRNMRYNAIKLTPSTGLH; encoded by the exons ATGGCGGAGACGGCGCTGGGCATGGCCACCACACTGGTGGGCAGCGCGCTCCGCGTCGCCTCGTCAGCGGCAAGGGAGGAGATGGGCCTGCTGCTTGGGGTGCACGACGATATCTG GTTCATCAGCGATGAGCTAAAGATGATGCAAGCATTCCTTAGAGCCGCTGATGGAGCACGTGAGAACATTGGGGTGGTGAAGGCGTATTCAGAGCTGATCCGCGATTTGGCCTATGACATTGAAGATAACCTAGAGGAGTTCATGGTCTTCGTCAAGAACAAGAGCCTTATGGAACAACTTCTCAGCTTGCGAGAGCGTCATCGCAATGCTGTCCAGATACGCACGCTCAAACTAAGAGTCCAGGAGGTGAGCCAAAGGAACATGAGGTACAATGCAATCAAGCTCACACCATCCACCGGCCTCCACTGA
- the LOC136525402 gene encoding disease resistance protein RPM1-like translates to MAETALGMATTLVGSALGVALSAAREEMGLLIGVQDDIWFISDELKMMQAFLRAADGARENIGVLKAYSELIRDLAYDIEDRLEEFMVFVKHKSLRQQLLSLRERHRIAVQIKTLKLRVQEVSQRNKRYNAINLTPSTSSNVIGDTEFTRNFTALNVEESQLVGLDEPKKKLMELIGKLKEPKEHETSNAGPRVVSLVGMGGLGKTALAKKVFDSKDLSDMFGTRAWITVSQSFDQKEIFKEMVKQLFGVESLNRLFKDHQGQEVTEVNLADHISKNLRETRYLIVLDDVWTIDAWNRIKVTFQYSGKDDSCVVVTTRNHKLAEYCSPPSHIHQPEFLGKEEARTLFLKKTKRSLDDLEKGDKTKGIVEKILHKCGGLPLAILTIGALLANKDTEEWESIYKQLPWDLATNPSLDALRRVVSLSYNHLPWHLKPCFLHLSIFPEDFEIERKHLVNRWVAEGLVADDTSTRTLEEVAENYFYELISRCMIQPSMLDNMGKVKTCRIHDIVHDIAVSISKQENYAFIHGEHTSNIATRVGIRHLSCVACRKLNIAMDLSCVRSLTVFSEPPELASLLCSSKLKMLRILDLKHAQFQASQQDIKYIGLLLHLKYLHYPKSLNNIYALPKSIGNLLCLQTLDLQRSSVSTLPTEITKLHNLRSLRCSKVGSYTRFNTDEFKPGEWFKDAIDYLKCNATATADLHMALSSCWSTSSGIKLPRGVGKLKELQILEKVDIKRTSRKAIKELGELTQLRKIVVRGRGASKKKCKAFCKAVPKLSTLRSLSVSTKERREEADVLDKVVSFTSSLPSLERLKLKGLLQKIPAWVGKCDNLVKVDLKYCQLKELEALAELPNLVRLRLKKNALNAEKLVFREHGFPKLRIFLIQSHSGMALTEVTFEQSTSPNMETIDILDCNLTTGINGINHLPKLKKISIEFGCLGKQDMLRKEVENHENHPVLQMWVVSEPRESSQS, encoded by the exons ATGGCGGAGACGGCGCTTGGCATGGCTACCACACTGGTGGGCAGCGCGCTCGGCGTCGCCTTGTCAGCGGCAAGGGAGGAGATGGGCCTACTGATCGGGGTGCAGGACGATATCTG GTTCATCAGCGATGAGCTAAAGATGATGCAAGCCTTCCTCAGGGCAGCTGACGGGGCACGTGAGAACATTGGGGTGCTAAAGGCGTATTCGGAGCTGATCCGCGACTTGGCCTATGACATTGAGGACAGACTAGAGGAGTTCATGGTCTTCGTCAAGCACAAGAGCCTCCGGCAGCAACTTCTCAGCTTGCGAGAGCGCCATCGCATTGCTGTCCAGATAAAGACTCTCAAACTAAGAGTCCAGGAGGTGAGCCAAAGGAATAAGAGGTACAATGCCATCAATCTCACACCATCCACCTCCAGTAATGTGATAGGTGACACAGAGTTCACCCGGAATTTCACGGCTTTAAATGTTGAGGAATCCCAGCTTGTTGGTTTGGATGAGCCGAAGAAGAAACTGATGGAATTAATAGGCAAATTGAAGGAACCCAAGGAACATGAAACCTCCAATGCTGGTCCAAGAGTGGTATCCCTTGTTGGGATGGGCGGCCTCGGCAAGACAGCTCTCGCCAAGAAGGTGTTTGATAGCAAGGATCTTAGTGACATGTTTGGCACCCGTGCTTGGATCACAGTGTCACAGTCATTTGACCAAAAGGAGATTTTTAAGGAGATGGTGAAGCAACTCTTTGGAGTTGAGTCACTGAACAGGCTCTTCAAAGATCATCAAGGGCAGGAGGTAACGGAAGTAAATCTTGCTGACCACATATCCAAAAACCTTCGGGAAACAAGGTACCTTATTGTTTTGGATGATGTTTGGACCATTGATGCATGGAACCGCATTAAGGTTACTTTCCAATATAGTGGTAAGGATGATAGTTGTGTGGTAGTGACTACAAGAAATCATAAATTAGCTGAATACTGTAGCCCCCCATCACACATCCACCAACCTGAATTCCTAGGGAAAGAAGAGGCTAGAACCTTGTTTCTAAAAAAGACAAAGAGAAGTCTTGATGACCTAGAGAAAGGTGACAAAACCAAAGGAATAGTTGAAAAAATATTGCACAAATGTGGTGGACTACCACTTGCTATTCTGACAATTGGAGCCCTACTTGCCAATAAGGACACAGAGGAGTGGGAGAGTATATACAAGCAACTCCCCTGGGATCTTGCAACTAATCCAAGCCTTGATGCGCTAAGGCGAGTGGTTAGCCTTAGTTACAACCACCTCCCTTGGCATCTCAAGCCTTGCTTTCTGCATCTTAGTATCTTTCCTGAAGATTTTGAGATTGAAAGAAAACACCTAGTGAATAGGTGGGTAGCTGAAGGGTTGGTAGCAGATGACACAAGTACAAGAACACTTGAAGAAGTTGCTGAAAATTACTTCTATGAGCTCATCAGCCGGTGCATGATTCAACCATCTATGTTAGATAATATGGGGAAGGTGAAAACATGCAGAATTCATGACATTGTGCATGACATTGCGGTGTCAATCTCTAAGCAGGAGAACTATGCATTCATACATGGAGAACACACCTCCAACATAGCAACAAGAGTTGGTATCCGGCATCTGTCATGTGTTGCTTGCAGGAAACTGAACATTGCCATGGATTTAAGCTGTGTCCGGTCTTTAACTGTGTTCAGTGAGCCTCCGGAGCTAGCATCcttactttgctcatccaaactCAAGATGTTGAGGATTCTGGATTTAAAACATGCTCAATTTCAGGCAAGCCAACAAGATATAAAATACATAGGGTTGTTGCTACACTTGAAGTACTTGCATTATCCAAAGTCTCTAAATAATATATATGCACTTCCAAAGTCTATAGGCAATCTGCTTTGCTTACAGACTCTAGACCTACAGAGATCAAGTGTTTCGACTCTACCAACAGAAATCACTAAGCTCCATAACCTTCGCAGCCTTCGATGCAGCAAGGTAGGCTCTTATACTCGTTTCAATACAGATGAATTCAAACCTGGGGAGTGGTTCAAGGATGCCATAGATTATTTAAAGTGTAATGCTACTGCAACTGCTGACCTGCACATGGCCCTGTCTAGCTGCTGGTCTACTTCATCTGGCATTAAGTTGCCTAGAGGAGTGGGAAAATTAAAAGAGCTACAAATACTAGAGAAAGTGGATATCAAGCGAACAAGCCGGAAAGCAATCAAGGAGCTTGGGGAACTAACTCAGCTGAGGAAGATAGTTGTGAGAGGGAGAGGGGCCTCAAAGAAAAAATGCAAGGCCTTCTGTAAGGCTGTGCCAAAACTGTCCACCCTCCGTTCCCTCAGTGTGAGTACTAAGGAGCGGAGAGAAGAAGCTGATGTGCTGGATAAGGTGGTTTCTTTTACATCATCTCTGCCCTCTCTTGAGCGTCTCAAGTTGAAGGGGCTTCTTCAGAAGATACCTGCTTGGGTTGGTAAATGTGACAACTTGGTGAAGGTTGACTTAAAATATTGTCAGCTCAAGGAATTGGAGGCCTTGGCTGAACTGCCCAACCTGGTGCGACTTCGTCTTAAGAAAAATGCACTCAATGCAGAGAAGTTAGTGTTCCgggagcatggattcccaaaGCTCAGGATCTTCCTCATACAGAGTCATTCTGGAATGGCACTGACAGAGGTGACCTTTGAGCAGAGCACCTCGCCTAACATGGAAACAATAGACATCTTGGATTGCAATTTGACAACAGGGATCAATGGTATCAACCACCTtccaaagctcaagaagattTCTATTGAGTTCGGTTGTTTGGGGAAGCAAGATATGCTACGGAAGGAAGTGGAGAATCACGAGAATCACCCTGTGCTGCAAATGTGGGTGGTTTCCGAACCAAGGGAGAGCTCGCAGTCTTGA